Proteins from a single region of Fundidesulfovibrio putealis DSM 16056:
- a CDS encoding efflux RND transporter periplasmic adaptor subunit, whose translation MRKYWKWIAAALVLAGVALAVWRPGSGQKDTKVLATAEVKMGEVRKVLQATGIVKAQVGAIVRIGARATGTIKEMRVRVGDPVTAGQTIALIDDRELQAQRDQAEATMEKAQAERQRVLDVYPRRIAESDAQLKLAEAQYDYAKANSARQTQLLKQNLVARDTQEAAMREELVTFSTVRARKATLDLAKTEFLKEKIKADKAVEEAEAGLATIETRISYTKIVSPIDGVVSLVSTQQGETVVAGLQVANLITVLDPTRLEMWIYVDETDVGQVKPDMPVEFRVDAYPDTVFKGVVDTIYPQPEIRDNIVYYQALVRLGAEKATMLRPEMTTQCQVVVQEKANVLTIPNSALKWVDNQQAVFLVEDGKAIRVQPELGLSGLHETEVIKGLTAGQLVATQILLPSGGKKPSPQEQAGARPSGPPGGGPGSGGGGRPGSGGR comes from the coding sequence ATGCGCAAATACTGGAAATGGATCGCCGCCGCCCTTGTGCTGGCCGGGGTCGCCCTGGCCGTCTGGCGGCCCGGCAGCGGGCAGAAGGACACCAAGGTCCTGGCCACCGCCGAGGTCAAGATGGGCGAGGTGCGCAAGGTGCTCCAGGCCACGGGCATCGTGAAGGCCCAGGTCGGGGCCATCGTGCGCATCGGCGCGCGCGCCACGGGAACCATCAAGGAGATGCGCGTGCGCGTGGGCGACCCGGTGACCGCCGGGCAGACCATCGCCCTCATCGACGACCGCGAGCTCCAGGCCCAGCGCGATCAGGCCGAGGCCACCATGGAGAAGGCCCAGGCGGAACGCCAGCGCGTGCTGGACGTGTACCCGCGCCGCATCGCGGAGTCCGACGCGCAGCTGAAGCTTGCCGAAGCCCAGTACGACTACGCCAAGGCCAACTCCGCCCGCCAGACCCAGCTGCTCAAGCAGAATCTGGTCGCCCGCGACACCCAGGAGGCCGCCATGCGCGAGGAGCTGGTCACCTTCAGCACCGTCAGGGCGCGAAAGGCCACCCTGGACCTGGCCAAGACAGAATTCCTGAAGGAAAAGATCAAGGCCGACAAGGCCGTGGAAGAGGCCGAAGCCGGGCTCGCCACCATCGAAACCCGCATCTCCTACACCAAGATCGTCTCGCCCATCGACGGCGTGGTCAGTCTGGTGTCCACCCAGCAGGGCGAAACCGTGGTGGCCGGACTTCAGGTGGCCAACCTGATCACCGTGCTGGACCCCACCCGTCTGGAAATGTGGATTTACGTGGACGAGACCGACGTGGGGCAGGTCAAGCCCGACATGCCCGTGGAATTTCGCGTGGACGCCTACCCGGACACGGTGTTCAAGGGCGTGGTGGACACCATCTACCCCCAGCCGGAAATCCGCGACAACATCGTCTACTATCAGGCCCTGGTGCGCCTGGGGGCCGAGAAGGCAACCATGCTGCGCCCGGAGATGACCACCCAGTGCCAGGTGGTGGTTCAGGAAAAGGCCAACGTGCTGACCATCCCCAACTCCGCGCTGAAATGGGTGGACAACCAGCAGGCGGTGTTCCTGGTGGAGGACGGCAAGGCCATCAGGGTGCAGCCGGAGCTTGGATTGTCGGGTCTGCACGAGACCGAAGTGATCAAGGGACTCACGGCGGGGCAGCTGGTGGCCACGCAGATTCTGCTGCCGTCTGGAGGCAAGAAGCCGAGCCCCCAGGAACAGGCCGGGGCACGGCCTTCCGGCCCTCCGGGCGGCGGTCCGGGTAGCGGCGGTGGCGGCAGGCCGGGTAGCGGCGGACGGTAG
- a CDS encoding phosphomannomutase/phosphoglucomutase, with protein sequence MKPLSPDIFRAYDIRGIVDKDFDPEWVEVFGRACGAYFLKNGFSRAVVGHDARLSSPIYQERLAKGMAETGVDVVLVGMVSTPVCYFACKRLGTDAGVMVTASHNPPEFNGFKVIAGPSTIYGDEIQELFKMMAAGNFPSGKGVVSTHDILPAYVSALTSQTKLSRPIKVVLDGGNGAGGPVTEAVLKGIGAEVIPIFCEPDGNFPNHHPDPVVEKYMTALIERVKSEGAACGIGLDGDGDRLGVVDETGKLMFGDQLLAIYAREVLKDHPGATVIGEVKCSHLAYKDVAAHGGNPVMGATGHSLIKARMQETGAKLAGEMSGHMFFADRYYGFDDATYAALRFLEVLDRHPEATAGTLLADWPVTFNTPEIRFDCPEHIKFAVVERAQKHFRALYDMIDVDGVRIVFPDGWGLVRASNTQPVLVLRFEAESPERLEEIRAVIETPLRGWIEEMS encoded by the coding sequence ATGAAGCCACTCTCGCCAGACATTTTCCGTGCATACGACATTCGAGGGATCGTGGACAAGGACTTTGATCCCGAATGGGTTGAGGTTTTTGGTCGCGCCTGCGGCGCATATTTCCTGAAAAACGGTTTTTCCCGCGCCGTTGTCGGGCACGACGCCCGCCTGTCATCTCCCATCTATCAGGAGCGGCTCGCCAAGGGAATGGCCGAGACCGGCGTGGACGTCGTCCTGGTGGGCATGGTCTCCACGCCCGTCTGCTACTTCGCCTGCAAGCGCCTGGGAACCGACGCGGGGGTGATGGTCACGGCCAGCCACAACCCGCCCGAGTTCAACGGCTTCAAGGTGATCGCCGGGCCGTCCACCATCTACGGCGACGAAATCCAGGAGCTTTTCAAGATGATGGCCGCCGGGAACTTCCCCTCCGGCAAGGGCGTCGTCTCCACCCACGACATCCTGCCCGCCTACGTCTCGGCCCTGACCTCCCAGACCAAGCTCTCGCGCCCCATCAAGGTGGTGCTGGACGGCGGCAACGGAGCGGGCGGCCCGGTGACCGAGGCGGTGCTCAAGGGCATCGGGGCCGAGGTGATCCCGATTTTCTGCGAACCGGATGGTAACTTTCCCAACCACCACCCCGACCCTGTGGTAGAGAAATACATGACCGCGCTCATCGAGCGGGTGAAGTCCGAGGGCGCGGCCTGCGGCATCGGCCTGGACGGCGACGGGGACCGCCTGGGCGTGGTGGACGAGACGGGAAAGCTCATGTTCGGCGACCAGCTCCTGGCCATCTACGCCCGAGAGGTCCTGAAGGACCACCCCGGCGCCACGGTGATCGGCGAGGTGAAGTGCTCGCACCTGGCCTACAAGGACGTGGCGGCCCACGGCGGCAACCCGGTCATGGGGGCCACTGGCCATTCGCTCATCAAGGCGCGCATGCAGGAGACCGGGGCCAAGCTGGCTGGCGAGATGAGCGGACACATGTTCTTCGCGGACCGCTACTACGGCTTCGACGACGCCACCTACGCGGCCCTGCGCTTCCTGGAAGTGCTGGACCGCCACCCCGAGGCCACGGCCGGGACGCTCCTGGCCGACTGGCCAGTCACCTTCAACACGCCCGAGATCCGTTTCGACTGCCCCGAGCACATCAAGTTCGCCGTGGTGGAGCGCGCACAGAAACATTTCCGCGCCCTCTACGACATGATAGACGTGGACGGAGTGCGCATCGTGTTCCCGGACGGCTGGGGGCTGGTGCGGGCCTCCAACACCCAGCCCGTGCTGGTGCTGCGCTTCGAGGCCGAGAGCCCCGAGCGCCTGGAGGAAATCCGGGCCGTGATCGAGACGCCGCTTCGGGGCTGGATAGAGGAAATGAGCTGA
- a CDS encoding DNA-3-methyladenine glycosylase family protein, whose translation MQIFPYGQAEIDHLKRHDKKLGAAMDALGMLERRVTPDLFAALLRSIVAQQISTKAVDTIWGRLRGKVGEVTPQAIAGLDVADIQQCGMSMRKAGYIKGIAEAAARGWIDLSRLPELADEEIITTLSSLPGVGVWTAEMLLIHSLCRPDVVSWGDLAIRRGMMTLYGLKTLTRIQFDRYRKRYSPHGSVASIYLWALSAR comes from the coding sequence ATGCAGATATTTCCTTACGGACAGGCTGAGATCGACCACCTGAAGCGCCACGACAAGAAGCTGGGCGCGGCCATGGACGCGCTCGGCATGCTCGAGCGCAGGGTCACGCCCGATCTGTTCGCCGCGCTGCTGCGGAGCATCGTGGCCCAGCAGATCTCCACAAAGGCCGTGGACACCATCTGGGGCAGGCTGCGCGGGAAGGTGGGGGAGGTCACGCCGCAGGCCATCGCAGGCCTTGACGTCGCGGACATCCAGCAGTGCGGCATGTCCATGCGCAAGGCGGGGTACATCAAGGGCATCGCCGAGGCGGCGGCGCGGGGCTGGATCGACCTTTCGCGGCTCCCGGAACTTGCGGACGAAGAGATAATTACGACGCTCTCGTCGCTTCCGGGCGTTGGCGTGTGGACCGCCGAGATGCTGCTGATTCATTCCCTGTGCAGGCCGGACGTGGTCAGCTGGGGAGACTTGGCCATCCGGCGCGGCATGATGACCCTGTACGGCCTGAAGACTCTTACCCGAATCCAGTTCGACCGCTACCGCAAGCGTTATTCCCCCCATGGGTCTGTCGCGTCGATATACCTGTGGGCCTTGTCCGCGCGCTGA
- a CDS encoding bifunctional transcriptional activator/DNA repair enzyme AdaA, with translation MHHAAQTNTPMTDDARWRAVVACDSRADGAFFYAVKTTGIFCRPSCNSKTPLRRNVRFFGTVDEAVQDGFRPCKRCRPELHDYDPGRDLVGQVKQVYENHYADIRMVKDVLAGLGVSRNHLMRLFRQHEGCTQTQYLVRVQVGNAKMLLRETQDGILEIALASGFASLSSFYKRFREITGTTPTAWRESLQGGKP, from the coding sequence ATGCACCACGCAGCGCAGACAAACACCCCCATGACAGACGACGCCAGGTGGCGCGCCGTCGTCGCCTGCGACTCTCGCGCGGACGGCGCGTTCTTTTACGCCGTGAAGACAACCGGCATTTTCTGTCGCCCCTCCTGCAATTCCAAAACCCCGCTTCGCCGCAATGTGCGTTTCTTCGGCACTGTGGACGAAGCCGTCCAGGACGGCTTCCGCCCCTGCAAGCGCTGTCGCCCGGAGTTGCACGATTACGATCCGGGTCGGGATCTGGTCGGGCAGGTGAAGCAGGTTTATGAGAATCATTATGCGGATATCAGGATGGTCAAAGACGTACTTGCCGGGCTCGGCGTCAGCCGCAACCATCTGATGCGCCTGTTTCGCCAGCACGAAGGCTGCACGCAGACGCAGTATCTCGTTCGGGTGCAGGTCGGGAACGCGAAAATGCTGCTGCGCGAAACGCAGGATGGGATACTTGAGATAGCCCTGGCCAGCGGCTTCGCGAGCCTGTCCAGTTTCTACAAACGCTTCAGGGAAATCACCGGAACGACTCCCACGGCTTGGCGCGAGTCGCTCCAGGGCGGGAAACCATGA
- a CDS encoding ATP-dependent 6-phosphofructokinase, whose protein sequence is MPSRAKAKGPDTRIATLGPARIESPLTYCHFVPDDMMIPIRVSPEDLDEGETENDILFEPAGPRANIYFDSSKVKAAIVTCGGLCPGINDVIRAIVMEAHHNYNMAATLGIRFGLQGFIPKYGHEIMELTPQSVSNIHEFGGTMLGSSRGPQQPEDIVDALERSNIGVLFVIGGDGTLKAARKIHEEVAKRGARISVIGVPKTIDNDINLVTQSFGFDTAVEKATEAIRCAHTEALGAMNGIGIVKLMGRESGFIAAQATLALKEVNYVLVPEDNFQLHGVHGLLPSLEERLKARKHAVIVVAEGAGQHLLEQSGHTDASGNLVLGDISSLLTSEITGYLKERGMQHTIKYIDPSYIIRSVPANSNDRVYCGFLGQFAVHAAMAGKTGMVVSKVYGRYVHLPLELVTRKRKKLDMTSDYWRAVLESTGQYAISPMVSKGSPFCTI, encoded by the coding sequence ATGCCCAGCCGCGCAAAAGCCAAAGGCCCCGACACCCGCATCGCCACCCTGGGTCCGGCCAGGATCGAGTCGCCCCTGACCTACTGCCACTTCGTGCCCGACGACATGATGATCCCCATCCGCGTCTCGCCCGAGGACCTGGACGAAGGCGAGACGGAGAACGACATCCTCTTCGAGCCCGCCGGGCCGCGCGCCAACATCTATTTCGATTCCTCCAAGGTGAAGGCCGCCATCGTCACCTGCGGCGGGCTGTGCCCCGGCATCAACGACGTGATCAGGGCCATCGTCATGGAGGCCCACCATAACTATAACATGGCCGCCACCCTGGGCATCCGCTTCGGGCTCCAGGGGTTCATTCCCAAGTACGGCCATGAGATCATGGAACTGACCCCCCAGAGCGTCTCCAACATCCACGAGTTCGGCGGCACCATGCTGGGTTCCTCGCGCGGGCCGCAGCAGCCCGAGGATATCGTGGACGCCCTGGAGCGTTCCAACATCGGGGTGCTTTTCGTCATCGGCGGGGACGGCACGCTCAAAGCCGCCAGAAAGATCCATGAGGAGGTGGCCAAGCGCGGCGCGCGCATCTCGGTGATCGGCGTGCCCAAGACCATCGACAACGACATCAACCTGGTCACCCAGTCCTTCGGTTTCGACACCGCCGTGGAAAAGGCCACCGAGGCCATCCGCTGCGCCCACACCGAGGCCCTGGGCGCCATGAACGGCATCGGCATCGTGAAGCTCATGGGGCGGGAATCAGGCTTCATCGCGGCGCAGGCCACCCTGGCCCTGAAGGAAGTGAACTATGTGCTGGTGCCGGAGGACAACTTCCAGCTGCACGGCGTGCACGGCCTGCTGCCCTCGCTGGAGGAGCGCCTGAAGGCGCGCAAGCATGCGGTGATCGTGGTGGCCGAGGGCGCGGGCCAGCACCTGCTGGAGCAGTCCGGCCACACGGACGCCTCGGGCAACCTGGTGCTGGGCGACATCTCCTCGCTGTTGACCAGCGAGATCACCGGATACCTGAAAGAGCGCGGCATGCAGCACACCATCAAGTACATCGACCCAAGCTACATCATCCGCTCGGTTCCGGCCAACTCCAACGACCGGGTCTACTGCGGCTTCCTGGGCCAGTTCGCGGTGCACGCGGCCATGGCGGGCAAGACGGGCATGGTGGTCAGCAAGGTCTACGGGCGCTACGTGCACCTGCCGCTGGAGCTGGTGACACGCAAGCGCAAGAAGCTGGACATGACCTCGGACTACTGGCGGGCCGTGCTTGAATCCACCGGGCAGTACGCCATTTCGCCCATGGTGAGCAAAGGCTCGCCCTTCTGCACCATATAG
- a CDS encoding response regulator, whose translation MNAAKKSAPNQPLRTALVVSAHEGHARVDRISLKNARIAMSRAVPSGRDAISYLLDQGADVVLVDETLADGSGWDFMRALKSDPRLRHLPVIMLSSTVERERVVEAVRLGCVGYLVRPYTLDTFFKHLALARQSKCFLREELDGLADCLDMAEEGRIETALPKLEKVLNEADEAHHHYELGLRQLAREEYSQAVQSFGKAARLSALQADAHLGLARCWLALGDEVRYRKALTQAADACAKAERFEHYKDEFLSIIADDARAFNPFLSLGMRLSREMDRDGALMALKNAVWLCPNDAKAHLELGKAWHFKREPELAKRSVAQALMLSSHDHEANALYERFTGRTWEDEAETVEEKPVYERRQIIPDMVPAMLNGVLYLAGMVTEGIHRFRRDYA comes from the coding sequence ATGAACGCCGCCAAGAAGTCCGCTCCCAATCAGCCTCTGCGCACCGCCCTGGTGGTCAGCGCACACGAAGGCCACGCCAGGGTCGACCGCATCAGCCTGAAAAACGCCAGAATCGCCATGTCGCGCGCCGTGCCCAGCGGCAGGGACGCCATCAGCTATCTGCTCGACCAGGGCGCCGACGTGGTGCTCGTGGACGAAACCCTGGCCGACGGTTCCGGCTGGGACTTCATGCGCGCCCTCAAGTCCGACCCGCGCCTGCGCCACCTCCCGGTCATCATGCTGAGCTCCACAGTGGAGCGCGAGCGTGTGGTGGAGGCGGTCCGCCTGGGCTGCGTGGGCTATCTGGTACGCCCCTACACCCTGGACACCTTCTTCAAGCACCTGGCCCTGGCGCGCCAGTCCAAGTGCTTCCTGCGAGAGGAGCTCGACGGCCTGGCCGACTGCCTGGACATGGCTGAGGAAGGCCGGATCGAGACGGCGCTGCCCAAGCTCGAAAAGGTCCTGAACGAGGCCGACGAAGCGCATCATCATTACGAACTGGGCCTGCGCCAGCTGGCGCGCGAGGAGTACTCCCAGGCCGTGCAGTCCTTCGGCAAGGCCGCCCGACTGAGCGCGCTTCAGGCCGACGCGCATCTGGGGCTGGCGCGCTGCTGGCTGGCTCTGGGCGACGAGGTGCGCTACCGCAAGGCCCTGACCCAGGCGGCGGACGCCTGCGCCAAGGCCGAGCGCTTCGAGCACTACAAAGATGAGTTCCTGTCCATCATCGCGGACGACGCCCGCGCCTTCAATCCTTTCCTGAGCCTTGGCATGCGCCTTTCGCGCGAGATGGACCGCGACGGGGCGCTCATGGCGCTGAAGAACGCGGTCTGGCTGTGCCCGAACGACGCCAAGGCCCACCTGGAGCTGGGCAAGGCCTGGCACTTCAAGCGCGAGCCCGAGCTTGCCAAGCGCAGCGTGGCCCAGGCGCTGATGCTCTCCAGCCACGACCACGAGGCCAACGCCCTGTACGAGCGCTTCACCGGGCGCACCTGGGAAGACGAGGCGGAAACGGTGGAGGAGAAGCCTGTTTACGAGCGCAGGCAGATCATCCCGGACATGGTTCCGGCGATGCTCAACGGAGTTTTGTATCTGGCCGGTATGGTCACGGAAGGCATACACCGGTTCAGACGCGACTACGCCTAG
- the rdgC gene encoding recombination-associated protein RdgC, whose translation MGILATSGSFTRYAVMEDLTGQLASELPERLAKFSFRDIDQTTDERSYGWVCLEDWLDSFWRTAPPEKAHYMTFSLRLDTRRIPPAVIKKHFLLAIKAEKEAMKETGKSFISKDRKEELKDQVMLKLRARFLPIPAVFDAVWNLRSNQVLLATTNSKIKTMFEEYFLLSFGLNLEQLTPYFMARRIVDQSRHAMLDDLEPSPFAAP comes from the coding sequence GTGGGCATACTCGCAACAAGCGGCAGCTTCACCCGTTACGCTGTGATGGAGGACCTGACCGGCCAGCTGGCCTCGGAACTGCCCGAGCGCCTGGCCAAGTTCTCCTTCCGCGACATCGACCAGACTACCGACGAAAGAAGCTACGGCTGGGTCTGCCTGGAAGACTGGCTGGACAGCTTCTGGCGTACCGCGCCCCCTGAAAAGGCGCACTACATGACCTTCTCCCTGCGGCTCGACACCCGGCGCATCCCGCCCGCCGTCATCAAGAAACACTTCCTGCTGGCCATCAAGGCCGAGAAGGAAGCCATGAAGGAGACCGGCAAGAGCTTCATCAGCAAGGACCGCAAGGAAGAGCTCAAGGATCAGGTGATGCTCAAGCTGCGCGCCCGCTTCCTGCCCATCCCCGCCGTGTTCGACGCCGTGTGGAACCTGCGCTCCAATCAGGTGCTGCTGGCCACCACCAACTCCAAGATCAAGACCATGTTCGAGGAGTACTTCCTCCTGAGCTTCGGGCTGAACCTGGAGCAGCTTACCCCCTATTTCATGGCCCGGCGCATCGTGGACCAGTCCCGCCACGCCATGCTCGACGACCTCGAACCCAGCCCCTTCGCGGCCCCCTAA
- the hflK gene encoding FtsH protease activity modulator HflK, translating into MNWDWEKLQDKRQGQFGSGPDFKSLGDEFKRITDFNFRIPGGPKLIVLAVAVLWLASGIYIVEPDEVGLVKRFGAYERTTGPGPHYHIPFPVESVVMPKVTRVERVEIGFKTIGTRDGTGSQYKPVPEEALMLTGDENIVDLQVIVQYQIGDPVEWEFRIQRPIETVKAAAEAAIREVIGNKTIEAVLTTGKLEIQNTTRELLQSILDRYNTGARVVAVQLQDVHPPKDVVEAFKDVASAMEDKNRLVNEADAYYNDIIPKARGLAASMLNDALGHKEAVVRKAKGEASRFQALLLEYNKAKEITRDRLFIETMEEVFANPELEKIILSDDALKQAVPYLPLDRQGRVKSGDKGGK; encoded by the coding sequence ATGAACTGGGATTGGGAAAAACTGCAAGACAAACGACAGGGGCAGTTCGGTTCGGGGCCTGACTTCAAGAGCCTTGGAGACGAATTCAAGCGCATAACCGATTTCAATTTCCGCATCCCCGGCGGGCCGAAGTTGATAGTGCTCGCAGTGGCCGTCTTGTGGCTGGCCTCCGGCATATACATCGTGGAACCAGACGAGGTCGGCCTGGTCAAACGGTTTGGCGCATATGAACGCACCACCGGACCTGGACCGCATTACCATATACCCTTTCCGGTGGAAAGCGTGGTGATGCCCAAGGTGACCCGCGTGGAACGCGTGGAGATCGGTTTCAAAACGATCGGAACGAGAGACGGCACAGGCTCGCAGTACAAACCTGTTCCTGAAGAGGCCCTGATGCTCACCGGAGACGAGAACATCGTCGATCTCCAGGTGATCGTGCAGTACCAGATCGGCGACCCCGTCGAATGGGAGTTCCGCATCCAGCGCCCCATCGAGACGGTCAAGGCAGCCGCCGAGGCCGCCATCCGCGAGGTGATCGGCAACAAGACCATCGAGGCCGTGCTGACCACGGGCAAGCTGGAAATCCAGAACACCACGCGGGAGCTGCTCCAGTCCATCCTGGATCGCTACAACACCGGCGCGCGCGTTGTGGCCGTGCAGTTGCAGGACGTGCACCCGCCCAAGGACGTGGTCGAGGCGTTCAAGGACGTGGCCAGCGCCATGGAAGACAAGAACCGCCTGGTGAACGAGGCCGACGCCTACTACAACGACATCATCCCCAAGGCGCGCGGCCTGGCCGCGTCCATGCTGAACGACGCCCTGGGCCACAAGGAGGCCGTGGTGCGCAAGGCCAAGGGTGAAGCCTCGCGCTTCCAGGCCCTGCTGCTCGAATACAACAAGGCCAAGGAGATCACCCGCGACCGCCTGTTCATCGAGACCATGGAGGAGGTTTTCGCCAACCCCGAGCTTGAGAAGATCATCCTCTCGGACGACGCCCTCAAGCAGGCCGTGCCCTATCTGCCCCTGGACCGCCAGGGACGGGTCAAGTCCGGCGACAAGGGAGGCAAATAA
- a CDS encoding aldehyde ferredoxin oxidoreductase family protein, producing the protein MNATPNAPISGWMGTVLQVDLSRAKTAREPIAEDVLRQNIGGKGLAGHFLEPHVHLPWDDPGMPLCLFTGPLVGTIAPTSGRACMATRSPLTGAFCDASVGGSLGTQIKKAGLDGLVITGRAERPVGIVIEDGRVDIRDASELTGLTRDEVRKRLGLSGSLAGALALVGPAAETGVRFACVMVDEHHAFGRGGMGLSWAAKNLKYLEVKGTGKVRVADQEALKKAREDIFRLVAASPVLSGGHGFSCFGTGALYDLMDSRRMMPTDNFRASHFEPAGRLNAVRYKEAYQTTRHGCRGCHIQCKKIAADGRSMPEFETMSHFTALIGLEDMELVVAANALCNDLGMDTISAAVTLACHAELTGERLTPARVLQLLDDLGRGRLPELGMGAAGYAASLGHPEAAMAVKGLELPAYDPRGAYGMSLAYALSTRGGCHLRAYPVSHEILRKPVATDRFSFLGKARIIKIAEDANAVVDSLTACKFIFFGASLEEYAHAYQAATGVAASAQDLLRLGERIYYRERIMNARLGFTSADDDIPARFFAPPGQDGLAEDIRPVPRQEFLEARAKYYAIRGLTEEGMPTEAKARELGLTL; encoded by the coding sequence ATGAACGCCACTCCGAACGCCCCCATATCCGGCTGGATGGGAACCGTCCTGCAGGTGGACCTCTCCCGCGCAAAGACCGCGCGCGAACCGATAGCTGAAGACGTTTTGCGCCAAAACATCGGCGGCAAAGGGCTGGCCGGACATTTCCTGGAGCCGCACGTCCACCTGCCCTGGGACGACCCGGGCATGCCCCTGTGCCTGTTCACCGGGCCGCTGGTGGGGACCATCGCGCCAACGTCGGGTCGCGCCTGCATGGCCACGCGCTCGCCACTGACCGGCGCGTTCTGCGACGCCTCAGTGGGCGGATCTCTGGGCACGCAGATCAAGAAAGCGGGCCTGGACGGCCTTGTCATAACCGGCCGGGCCGAGCGTCCCGTGGGAATCGTCATCGAGGACGGACGCGTGGACATCCGCGACGCCTCGGAGCTTACCGGACTCACCCGCGATGAGGTGCGCAAGCGCCTGGGCCTGTCCGGCTCCCTGGCCGGCGCCCTGGCCCTGGTCGGCCCTGCCGCCGAGACCGGCGTGCGCTTCGCCTGCGTGATGGTGGACGAGCACCACGCCTTCGGGCGCGGCGGCATGGGTCTTAGCTGGGCGGCGAAAAACCTCAAGTATCTTGAGGTGAAAGGCACGGGCAAGGTGCGCGTGGCCGACCAGGAGGCCCTGAAAAAGGCCCGCGAGGACATCTTCCGGCTGGTGGCGGCCTCCCCGGTGCTGTCCGGCGGGCACGGCTTCTCCTGCTTCGGCACGGGCGCGCTGTACGATCTGATGGACTCGCGGCGCATGATGCCCACGGACAACTTCCGGGCCTCGCACTTCGAGCCCGCCGGACGCCTGAACGCCGTGCGCTACAAGGAAGCCTACCAGACCACCAGGCACGGCTGCCGGGGCTGCCACATCCAGTGCAAGAAGATCGCGGCGGACGGGCGCTCCATGCCCGAATTCGAGACCATGTCGCATTTTACGGCGCTGATCGGCCTGGAGGACATGGAACTGGTGGTTGCGGCCAACGCCCTGTGCAACGACCTGGGCATGGACACCATCTCCGCCGCCGTGACCCTGGCCTGCCACGCGGAGCTCACCGGCGAGCGCCTGACGCCCGCGCGGGTGCTCCAACTGCTGGACGACCTGGGCCGGGGACGCCTGCCGGAGCTCGGCATGGGCGCGGCTGGCTACGCGGCATCGCTGGGCCATCCCGAAGCGGCCATGGCCGTGAAAGGCCTGGAGTTGCCCGCCTACGACCCGCGCGGGGCCTACGGCATGAGTCTGGCCTACGCGCTGTCAACGCGGGGCGGCTGCCACCTGCGCGCCTATCCGGTCAGCCACGAGATTTTGCGCAAGCCCGTGGCCACGGACCGCTTCAGCTTCCTGGGCAAGGCCCGCATCATCAAGATCGCCGAGGACGCCAACGCCGTGGTGGATTCACTCACGGCCTGCAAGTTCATCTTTTTCGGGGCTTCACTCGAAGAATACGCCCACGCCTACCAGGCCGCCACGGGCGTGGCCGCGTCGGCGCAGGACCTCCTGCGCCTGGGCGAGCGCATCTACTACCGCGAGCGCATCATGAACGCCCGCCTGGGCTTCACCAGCGCCGACGACGACATTCCGGCGCGCTTCTTCGCCCCGCCGGGCCAGGACGGGCTGGCCGAGGACATCCGCCCCGTGCCGCGCCAGGAGTTCCTGGAAGCCAGGGCCAAGTACTACGCCATCCGTGGGCTGACAGAAGAGGGGATGCCGACTGAAGCCAAGGCGCGTGAGCTTGGTTTGACACTGTGA
- a CDS encoding methylated-DNA--[protein]-cysteine S-methyltransferase yields MNIFHYNTDIGEVGIAEQDGKLTNIFFEADPVPVGAVVQETQAIREAHRQLARYFAGELREFSLPLAPQGTQFLRAVWDQLRAVAYGQTATYSQIAQRAGNPRAIRAVGLACARNPLPLVIPCHRILGSSGKLTGYRGGLALKQRLLEMEKQHADISLRTG; encoded by the coding sequence ATGAACATATTCCATTACAACACGGACATAGGCGAGGTCGGCATAGCGGAGCAGGACGGGAAGCTCACGAACATCTTCTTTGAGGCGGACCCGGTGCCTGTCGGTGCAGTCGTGCAGGAAACGCAGGCGATCCGGGAGGCGCACCGGCAGCTTGCCCGGTATTTCGCCGGGGAGCTGCGGGAATTCTCGCTTCCCCTTGCGCCTCAAGGCACGCAGTTCCTGCGCGCCGTGTGGGATCAGCTCCGCGCGGTTGCCTACGGCCAGACAGCCACCTACAGTCAGATTGCCCAGCGCGCCGGAAATCCGCGCGCCATCCGGGCCGTGGGGCTGGCCTGCGCCCGCAACCCCCTGCCGCTAGTCATTCCCTGCCATCGGATACTCGGCAGCAGCGGGAAGCTGACGGGCTATCGCGGCGGGTTGGCGCTCAAGCAGCGGCTTCTGGAGATGGAAAAGCAGCATGCAGATATTTCCTTACGGACAGGCTGA